One genomic window of Deinococcus sp. QL22 includes the following:
- a CDS encoding OmpA family protein — protein MIRSRLQPDTNPYIAFSDLTLNLVFVLIFFVGGILAVGQAGWEQVRYRKAQDVVAQAVRDARLPARPLLLLPGQRNDPPGAQRWVVFATQTMFVGDTAALTPTGQAALVAFARVLREQDQHWKRIRIEGHTQTSRPNTPERWGLSAGRASAVAEAFYLSGGITPNRLAVAARGGQTSYDGQKFDPRNERVEIVVEYAQKTD, from the coding sequence TTGATTCGCTCGCGCCTTCAGCCGGATACCAATCCCTACATTGCCTTCAGCGACCTGACGCTGAATCTGGTGTTCGTGCTGATCTTCTTTGTGGGCGGCATTTTGGCAGTGGGGCAAGCGGGCTGGGAACAAGTGCGCTACCGCAAGGCGCAGGATGTGGTGGCTCAGGCGGTACGCGACGCCCGCTTACCTGCCCGCCCACTGCTGCTGCTGCCCGGTCAGCGCAACGATCCGCCTGGTGCACAGCGCTGGGTCGTATTTGCGACCCAAACAATGTTTGTGGGCGATACGGCAGCGCTTACTCCCACAGGACAGGCGGCGCTCGTGGCCTTTGCCCGCGTCTTGCGGGAGCAGGACCAACACTGGAAACGCATCCGAATCGAGGGCCATACCCAGACCTCACGCCCCAACACTCCCGAACGTTGGGGGCTGTCTGCAGGCCGGGCCAGTGCTGTAGCTGAAGCCTTTTATCTGAGCGGCGGCATCACGCCCAACCGCTTGGCGGTCGCTGCACGCGGCGGCCAAACGTCCTATGACGGCCAAAAATTTGATCCTCGCAACGAACGGGTGGAAATTGTGGTCGAGTACGCACAGAAGACCGACTGA
- a CDS encoding MotA/TolQ/ExbB proton channel family protein — protein sequence MTLLGLMLPLTVYFIVNLLGAAGERRQERVRLRLVRERIAVALDTEDAPESDEMAEDALNAVRDFPASSAIRRAVVAVGRARTLATPDLQAATNAVVTASESRLSIIRNIPNLLMLAGLLGTVLGLAGSIGSLVDPIRNAAQATEPGELARALGNTMEVMQGAFGASLWGILLSLITGIVYALAAKQHEAFQDELAAFVHAELVPAVFPRAITSQMERMARYLRDAGSTFQDIHTRLQEVAGQLENVLGRAGETLGQSLEQLSGTSAQIEKVFGSMDQSVQQLTQGLNQGVSDLVQAQEGAAASLRSTSREMEHNLTKQAKAITDLQESVGSNTLTLMERVEGVSDALGRAGGKFEQAGETIRIEQSNYAARLDRNFEILTRTLASGGSVGRTESASPPVASD from the coding sequence TTGACGCTGTTAGGACTGATGCTGCCATTGACGGTTTATTTCATCGTCAATCTGTTGGGGGCGGCTGGCGAACGCCGTCAGGAGCGAGTGCGGCTGCGCTTGGTCCGCGAGCGGATCGCTGTGGCGCTCGATACCGAAGACGCTCCGGAATCGGATGAGATGGCCGAAGACGCGCTGAATGCCGTGCGGGATTTCCCGGCCAGCAGCGCCATTCGGCGGGCAGTGGTGGCAGTGGGCCGCGCCAGAACTCTCGCGACCCCGGATCTACAGGCAGCCACGAATGCGGTGGTGACCGCCAGCGAATCACGTCTGTCGATTATTCGCAACATTCCTAACCTACTGATGCTGGCTGGACTGCTGGGGACCGTACTGGGGCTGGCTGGATCCATCGGCTCACTGGTGGACCCCATTCGCAATGCCGCGCAGGCCACTGAACCCGGCGAACTTGCCCGGGCGCTGGGCAACACGATGGAAGTGATGCAGGGCGCGTTCGGAGCCAGTTTGTGGGGCATCCTGCTGAGCCTCATTACGGGCATCGTGTATGCGTTGGCGGCCAAACAGCACGAGGCGTTTCAGGATGAACTGGCCGCCTTCGTGCATGCTGAACTGGTGCCTGCTGTGTTTCCACGTGCCATTACCTCTCAGATGGAGCGTATGGCGAGGTATCTGCGCGATGCGGGCAGCACCTTTCAAGACATTCACACCCGCCTGCAAGAAGTGGCTGGACAACTGGAAAACGTGTTGGGCCGCGCCGGGGAAACCTTGGGGCAGAGCCTGGAGCAGTTGTCAGGCACCAGTGCTCAGATCGAAAAAGTGTTTGGCAGTATGGACCAATCGGTGCAGCAGTTGACGCAGGGATTAAACCAGGGCGTCAGCGATCTGGTTCAGGCGCAAGAAGGAGCCGCCGCTTCACTGCGCTCCACGAGCCGCGAAATGGAGCATAACCTGACCAAACAGGCTAAGGCCATTACCGATCTACAAGAGAGCGTGGGCAGCAATACCCTGACCCTGATGGAACGGGTAGAGGGCGTGAGCGACGCGCTGGGACGGGCGGGCGGCAAATTCGAGCAGGCTGGGGAAACCATTCGGATTGAACAGAGCAATTACGCTGCCCGCCTTGACCGTAACTTTGAAATCCTGACCCGAACCTTGGCTTCTGGGGGTTCAGTGGGGCGCACGGAGAGCGCGTCGCCTCCGGTGGCCAGCGACTGA
- a CDS encoding tubulin-like doman-containing protein, whose translation MATDMRVFKTLVIGMGSTGTEILEALAERIDWEVGGLERAPWLEFLAIETDVAKQNRFNGTDDFKTLSIPASVWRDMKRQPELYDSSIALTSWADIETLEQLPAASIESGAGHIRMVGRLALLYPPNYSEIKNAISQRLARLRNLTEAQAKTALNANNAGLEMNVQFAVNASSDQTGVRVIVVGTLCGGTCSGTVSDIGILLRTILDDEEKTIGMFTLPHPSMSIAQKPDAEIWKTNAYHAMAELNQYHIHTDKERYRTVKFADKAPGVPVLPSDAMPYDLVYLLRPNSTENADLARLTQAIADRMFLNVFVPETDPMAYMVNAGPVTVQKGRAFAFSTFGLATIEYPMRRILEALKYRTLVHAVDRWKDRKFEGNLEDNLDVLGLTIPALTETLLLDEGGASVRANLDAKKGEIMRAARAGKPEAARKALEDLRGAFGKERGENMRGLVSSTVQGNRRRAADSVLSAVQGLMTSRLLDYEQGPNVLLEIMQAAQPRLGELRGWEPGEGKTSAANGVLDDMEAIRTNTLLGMFFLKDKAAKQKLPALSRALDDEIKARVNQKIKEVLRDTGSGTKAEAGTLTLIEEDVQKVAKRLTALRKRLTNQTDRWREKRARLENDTPDVNGLSLFEPSPNGTVDKEEELATNDRAKEAHAARLVSSWEALTRGVLPGVNDPDWLLGPWAVGQDNFERSQLNALEQMAVEPFEQTLRSGGKDVVTRLYDRKSPSFDPDRQAMGAASNASLFLHLNEPLGQVDPMSPLPRRKVLVGTQLTSDFRRAIQPWINKNPAAKEVEGIDPYRVVMLEEWYRFALRGADEVRELSFAAPARFNTYFSRKRSDIDWTPINDAEIDKLEEAERLVFLSAMHGVMQLDGGHLVMEWPHQAGEPAESEKRRRRLPARFGKAARKLAFEPKDMFGKNLTNAATFMKSEMDARTRAVMARGDTPQLGRQNYVKWLIEQLHTGSTRAVSDWNDKTAETALLRHLTGSEELRQALLETFPPDENLIRSLYKTQGDRLPKNLIAKHDGYYCRECGGLVGVNEDDVVKNGLRCSFHPDAEKHPFGMAYSPFPGA comes from the coding sequence ATGGCTACAGATATGCGGGTTTTCAAAACGTTAGTCATTGGCATGGGCAGCACCGGTACCGAGATTCTGGAGGCCCTAGCCGAGCGCATCGACTGGGAAGTGGGCGGACTTGAGCGGGCACCCTGGCTGGAATTCCTGGCCATCGAAACCGATGTTGCCAAGCAGAACCGGTTTAACGGCACCGATGACTTTAAGACGCTGAGCATTCCAGCTTCAGTGTGGCGCGACATGAAAAGGCAGCCTGAGCTGTATGACTCCAGCATTGCGCTCACTTCCTGGGCCGACATAGAAACGCTGGAGCAGTTGCCTGCCGCTAGCATCGAATCAGGGGCGGGCCACATCCGCATGGTAGGGCGCTTGGCCCTTCTGTACCCACCCAATTACAGCGAGATCAAAAACGCTATTTCTCAGCGTCTGGCCCGGTTGCGGAATCTGACAGAGGCTCAGGCCAAGACTGCGCTCAACGCCAACAATGCTGGCTTAGAGATGAATGTGCAGTTTGCTGTGAACGCTTCCAGCGACCAAACGGGTGTGCGCGTGATCGTGGTGGGTACCCTCTGCGGCGGCACCTGTAGCGGGACGGTCAGCGATATCGGCATCTTGCTCAGAACCATTTTGGATGACGAGGAAAAAACCATCGGGATGTTCACGCTGCCTCATCCCAGCATGAGCATTGCTCAAAAGCCCGATGCGGAGATCTGGAAGACCAATGCCTATCACGCCATGGCCGAGCTGAACCAGTACCATATTCACACCGACAAAGAGCGTTACCGCACCGTCAAGTTTGCCGATAAAGCGCCCGGCGTACCGGTGTTGCCTAGCGACGCCATGCCCTACGACCTGGTGTATCTGCTACGCCCGAACAGCACCGAGAATGCGGATCTGGCGCGGCTTACACAGGCCATTGCCGACCGCATGTTCCTCAATGTGTTCGTACCCGAAACTGACCCGATGGCCTACATGGTCAACGCGGGGCCAGTGACAGTACAAAAGGGCCGCGCCTTTGCCTTCTCGACGTTTGGGTTGGCGACCATCGAATACCCGATGCGCCGAATTCTGGAAGCCCTGAAATACCGCACGCTCGTGCATGCCGTCGACCGCTGGAAAGACCGCAAGTTTGAGGGCAACCTCGAAGATAACCTAGATGTGTTGGGGCTAACCATTCCAGCCCTGACCGAAACCTTGCTGCTGGATGAGGGCGGCGCGTCGGTGCGGGCAAACCTGGATGCCAAGAAGGGCGAAATCATGCGGGCGGCCCGCGCTGGCAAGCCAGAGGCCGCGCGGAAAGCTCTCGAAGATTTGCGGGGCGCCTTTGGCAAGGAGCGAGGCGAAAACATGCGCGGCTTGGTGTCCAGCACGGTGCAGGGCAACCGCCGCCGCGCTGCTGATAGCGTGCTGAGCGCCGTACAGGGCTTGATGACCAGCCGCCTGCTGGATTACGAGCAGGGGCCAAATGTCCTTTTGGAAATCATGCAGGCGGCCCAACCCCGATTGGGTGAACTGCGAGGCTGGGAGCCCGGCGAAGGCAAAACCAGTGCGGCCAACGGCGTGCTCGACGATATGGAAGCGATCCGCACCAATACCTTGCTGGGCATGTTCTTCCTCAAAGACAAGGCCGCCAAGCAGAAGCTGCCTGCTCTCAGCCGGGCCCTAGACGACGAAATCAAGGCGCGGGTGAACCAGAAGATCAAGGAGGTGCTGCGCGACACAGGCAGCGGCACCAAGGCCGAGGCAGGCACCTTGACCCTGATCGAGGAGGACGTGCAGAAGGTCGCCAAACGCCTGACTGCCCTCCGCAAGAGGTTGACCAACCAGACCGATCGCTGGCGTGAAAAACGTGCCCGCCTTGAAAACGATACCCCCGACGTCAACGGCCTGTCGTTGTTCGAACCTTCTCCGAACGGCACGGTCGACAAGGAAGAGGAACTGGCGACCAACGACCGGGCCAAGGAAGCGCACGCTGCCCGCCTGGTCAGCTCATGGGAAGCCCTGACGCGCGGCGTTTTGCCGGGAGTCAATGATCCTGATTGGCTCTTGGGGCCTTGGGCCGTCGGCCAGGATAACTTTGAGCGCTCACAGCTCAACGCGCTGGAACAGATGGCAGTTGAACCCTTTGAGCAGACGCTGAGAAGCGGGGGCAAAGACGTGGTGACGCGGCTTTATGACCGCAAAAGCCCCAGCTTCGATCCCGACCGGCAGGCCATGGGCGCGGCCTCGAATGCCTCTCTGTTCCTGCACCTCAACGAGCCGCTGGGGCAGGTCGATCCCATGAGTCCGCTGCCGCGACGCAAGGTGCTGGTGGGCACACAACTGACCAGCGATTTCCGGCGGGCCATTCAGCCATGGATCAACAAGAATCCGGCCGCCAAAGAGGTCGAGGGCATTGATCCTTACCGCGTGGTGATGCTCGAAGAGTGGTACCGTTTTGCCCTGCGCGGAGCCGACGAGGTGCGCGAATTGTCGTTTGCTGCGCCCGCCCGCTTCAATACCTACTTCTCCCGCAAACGCAGCGACATCGACTGGACGCCCATTAACGACGCTGAAATTGACAAGCTGGAAGAAGCCGAACGGCTGGTGTTCCTGTCGGCCATGCACGGCGTGATGCAGCTGGACGGCGGACACTTGGTGATGGAGTGGCCGCATCAGGCGGGAGAACCTGCCGAATCCGAAAAACGCCGCCGCCGCCTGCCTGCGCGGTTCGGCAAGGCTGCCCGTAAGCTGGCCTTTGAGCCCAAAGACATGTTCGGCAAAAACCTGACCAACGCCGCGACCTTCATGAAAAGTGAAATGGACGCCCGCACCCGCGCCGTGATGGCGCGTGGAGACACGCCTCAATTGGGCCGCCAAAATTACGTCAAATGGTTGATTGAGCAGCTTCATACTGGCAGCACCCGTGCTGTGTCCGACTGGAATGACAAGACTGCGGAGACAGCCTTGCTGCGCCACCTGACAGGCAGTGAAGAACTCCGTCAGGCTCTGCTGGAAACTTTCCCCCCCGATGAGAACTTGATTCGCAGCCTCTATAAGACGCAGGGCGACCGCCTGCCCAAAAACCTGATCGCCAAGCACGACGGCTACTACTGCCGGGAGTGCGGCGGTCTGGTGGGGGTCAATGAAGACGACGTCGTGAAAAATGGCTTGCGGTGCAGCTTCCACCCCGATGCTGAAAAACATCCCTTCGGCATGGCATATAGCCCATTCCCAGGAGCCTGA
- a CDS encoding DUF2357 domain-containing protein — protein sequence MALSVSTEMTEHGHQLSLTWFKTSGAPLPEPREWEAAYLTLDLPLGAWEDITVTRNGAALPVTLRHLGGQIRVTVEWPMSGPGLYLLTIRSATATTSLTLTVESRKLPLGGHDAMLEDLHVHLPADVALSVKRAGGLAGVSVSTIKRATPEQELARLRRAVNGTATRPGLAALLPLVAHRPHEVLQAYAVSVRSELVKRPRPAALVQALARAPNLSGRGRATHLPDERVRPNVDVYENRLIRTCVQVVGQRLRVLRHLAVRNPALLAPVEALTSDVNAGFRQAPFLREVRDLSGPPTRLTMVLLKRPEYRAALETLLELQRSLHVTLDDPRLLEPLQNTPALYQMWCTLHVIRALTDACTAAGFILTEERLSVSYPGTLLLRVLPDGQPLLKFEHAGDGRRVVLTSEKTFAATGKEWHSISFQQRPDLVIELSQPGAASELWVLDPKYKLESEGSLAGSDDDTPRGQPKKADIDKMHAYRDAIRGPEDQRAVRLAGILYPGSDQVYGPGICAISARPPYSGSLHERLQALFVQLLGAPRLSSCHQSAFDSRGV from the coding sequence ATGGCATTGTCAGTTTCCACTGAGATGACGGAACACGGCCACCAGCTGTCACTCACTTGGTTCAAAACCAGTGGAGCTCCTCTTCCCGAACCTCGAGAGTGGGAGGCTGCCTACCTGACGCTTGATTTGCCCCTCGGTGCCTGGGAGGACATCACCGTCACTCGCAATGGTGCGGCCCTGCCCGTCACGTTGCGTCATCTTGGTGGCCAGATCCGGGTCACCGTGGAGTGGCCCATGTCCGGCCCAGGTCTCTACCTGCTTACCATCAGGAGTGCCACAGCCACCACTTCCCTGACTCTTACCGTGGAGTCACGCAAACTGCCTCTTGGCGGACATGACGCCATGCTCGAAGACCTGCATGTGCACCTCCCGGCCGATGTCGCGCTCAGTGTGAAGCGGGCAGGGGGACTAGCGGGTGTGAGCGTATCAACCATCAAGCGGGCCACGCCTGAGCAGGAACTCGCGCGCCTGAGACGGGCGGTCAACGGCACAGCCACACGCCCAGGACTGGCAGCCCTCCTGCCCCTGGTCGCTCACCGTCCCCATGAGGTGTTGCAGGCGTATGCCGTGTCTGTGAGAAGCGAGCTGGTCAAGCGCCCGCGTCCAGCCGCGCTGGTGCAGGCCCTTGCCCGAGCCCCAAACCTCTCTGGCCGGGGGCGCGCGACCCACCTTCCTGATGAGCGTGTCCGCCCAAACGTTGATGTCTACGAAAATCGCCTGATCCGCACCTGCGTGCAGGTGGTTGGGCAGCGGCTCCGCGTCCTGCGTCACCTTGCCGTCCGAAATCCTGCTCTCCTCGCCCCGGTTGAAGCACTAACCAGTGACGTCAATGCAGGCTTTCGCCAAGCGCCTTTCCTCCGGGAAGTGCGTGACCTTTCCGGCCCGCCGACACGGCTCACCATGGTGCTCCTCAAACGGCCTGAGTACCGCGCTGCCCTCGAAACCCTGCTGGAACTCCAGCGGTCCCTGCATGTCACGCTCGACGACCCGCGTCTGCTCGAACCCCTGCAAAATACCCCTGCGCTCTATCAGATGTGGTGCACCCTGCACGTGATCCGTGCTCTGACGGACGCCTGCACGGCTGCCGGATTTATCCTGACTGAGGAGCGACTCTCCGTCTCCTACCCGGGCACCCTGCTGCTGCGGGTTCTGCCGGACGGACAGCCGCTGCTCAAGTTTGAGCATGCTGGAGACGGTCGTCGGGTCGTGCTCACGTCAGAAAAAACATTTGCAGCCACAGGCAAAGAGTGGCACTCCATAAGTTTTCAGCAGCGGCCCGATCTCGTCATCGAGTTGAGCCAGCCTGGTGCCGCGTCCGAATTGTGGGTGCTCGATCCGAAATACAAACTTGAGAGTGAGGGCAGTCTCGCCGGTTCGGATGATGACACGCCCCGAGGTCAGCCGAAGAAGGCAGACATCGATAAGATGCATGCCTACCGGGATGCCATTCGGGGCCCAGAAGACCAACGCGCTGTGCGCCTCGCTGGCATTTTGTACCCTGGATCTGATCAAGTCTATGGCCCAGGCATTTGTGCGATCTCTGCCCGCCCACCTTATTCTGGGAGCTTGCACGAACGACTGCAGGCACTCTTCGTGCAACTGCTCGGCGCTCCAAGGCTGAGCAGTTGCCACCAATCCGCGTTTGATTCCCGTGGGGTTTGA